Proteins found in one Triticum aestivum cultivar Chinese Spring chromosome 4D, IWGSC CS RefSeq v2.1, whole genome shotgun sequence genomic segment:
- the LOC123097610 gene encoding ABSCISIC ACID-INSENSITIVE 5-like protein 2 yields the protein MGTQAMPSGGAISRQGSLCSLTLSDVEGQLHGVNLDDLLRTAGSARRTADEVWRDIHGADGGTSRPRAQMTLEDFLSRPGGDAGGAHWAEQYNPPAPVPRQQRHNNVGRPLQRPLGVGAGPVLDALYHDHDGAAMSGRKRAAVGGPGEKTVERRKKRMIKNRESAARSRARKQAYTNELENKISRLEEENEQLRSYKAFEPVVHCVPQQEPKNQLRRRNSASF from the exons ATGGGAACTCAGGCAATGCCGTCCGGTGGGGCCATCTCGCGCCAGGGCTCGCTCTGCAGCCTCACGCTGAGCGACGTCGAGGGCCAGCTGCACGGCGTCAACCTCGACGACCTCCTCCGCACGGCCGGCTCGGCCAGGAGGACGGCTGACGAGGTGTGGCGGGACATCCACGGCGCCGACGGCGGCACCAGCCGCCCGCGGGCCCAGATGACGCTCGAGGACTTCCTGTCCAGGCCCGGTGGCGACGCGGGGGGCGCCCACTGGGCCGAGCAGTACAATCCCCCGGCCCCGGTGCCGAGGCAGCAGCGCCACAACAACGTCGGGCGTCCCCTGCAGCGGCCGCTGGGGGTGGGCGCCGGGCCGGTGCTGGACGCGCTGTACCACGACCACGACGGGGCCGCCATGTCCGGGCGAAAGCGTGCCGCCGTGGGCGGCCCCGGGGAGAAGACGGTGGAGCGGCGGAAGAAGCGGATGATCAAGAACCGGGAGTCGGCGGCGAGGTCGCGTGCGAGGAAGCAG GCGTACACGAACGAGCTCGAGAACAAGATCTCCCGACTGGAAGAGGAGAACGAGCAGCTCAGGAGTTACAAG GCATTTGAACCGGTGGTGCACTGTGTGCCGCAGCAGGAGCCAAAGAACCAGCTCCGGCGGAGGAACTCGGCCAGCTTCTGA
- the LOC123097609 gene encoding uncharacterized protein isoform X1: MARLPGVRCCDLAARGSLPPLGLACRPRRLPRASALRYSSLQAGDSLGEDVLRMFLEDRQENGDFVSKVADMVLRRNDTDLEVLEATMDQGNAADVGQPDDFRDDVMSEGVVGFEATGDFVSAEDSLTMRRRLSALAGLKESDKRKEFNLLRYEAVIFTTSVSSSDAFSRKKKSYPAAHVSRFLQIKDELLLLTVGIGAACTIYCVLVFSLEAGISYAFGVAFSWLYLQLLYRHADNLSKEDVPEVFLKKKVKKIGIRSEDLKDTLEKTLGGSLFVLSSPRLIIPAVIFGLSTFSSHFQNNIFNFELVPGMMGFFAYKAAALVQVYRDNDDLRLILPDDDPDYS, from the exons ATGGCGAGGCTTCCCGGTGTGCGTTGCTGTGACCTTGCCGCGCGCGGCTCCCTCCCTCCTCTCGGCCTTGCCTGCCGCCCTCGCAGGTTGCCCCGCGCCTCGGCTCTACGCTACTCGTCTCTCCAAG CTGGTGACAGCCTCGGGGAGGATGTCTTGCGCATGTTCCTTGAGGATAGGCAGGAGAATGGGGACTTCGTCTCCAAAGTCGCTGACATGGTTTTGAGGAGAAATGACACAGATCTTGAGGTGTTAGAGGCTACCATGGATCAAGGAAATGCTGCAGATGTTGGGCAACCTGACGAT TTCAGGGATGATGTTATGAGTGAGGGAGTCGTGGGATTTGAGGCAACTGGAGATTTTGTGTCCGCTGAGGACAGCCTTACTATGAGAAGGAGGCTTTCTGCTCTG GCTGGGCTGAAGGAGAGTGATAAAAGGAAGGAATTCAACCTTCTGAGATACGAAGCAGTAATTTTCACTACCAGTGTTTCATCTTCTGATGCATTTAGTAGGAAAAAAAAATCATATCCAGCTGCTCATGTTAGTCGTTTCCTGCAGATTAAGGACGAACTGTTGCTTTTGACCGTAGGAATTGGAGCCGCTTGCACTATATATTGTGTCCTAGTCTTCTCTCTCGAG GCTGGTATCAGTTATGCTTTTGGAGTTGCTTTCAG CTGGTTGTATCTTCAACTTCTGTATCGACACGCAGATAACCTATCGAAGGAAGATGTTCCTGAAGTTTTTCtaaagaagaaagtgaagaa AATCGGCATTCGAAGCGAGGATTTGAAGGATACATTAGAGAAGACATTGGGTGGCTCTCTATTTGTTCTTTCATCCCCAAGGCTAATAATTCCTGCAGTGATTTTTGGGCTGTCAACCTTTTCTAGTCATTTTCAAAATAACATTTTTAATTTTGAG CTTGTTCCAGGTATGATGGGGTTCTTTGCGTACAAGGCCGCAGCTTTGGTACAAGTCTACAGAGATAATGATGATCTTAGATTGATACTCCCTGACGACGATCCTGACTACAGCTGA
- the LOC123097609 gene encoding uncharacterized protein isoform X2, translated as MARLPGVRCCDLAARGSLPPLGLACRPRRLPRASALRYSSLQAGDSLGEDVLRMFLEDRQENGDFVSKVADMVLRRNDTDLEVLEATMDQGNAADVGQPDDFRDDVMSEGVVGFEATGDFVSAEDSLTMRRRLSALAGLKESDKRKEFNLLRYEAIKDELLLLTVGIGAACTIYCVLVFSLEAGISYAFGVAFSWLYLQLLYRHADNLSKEDVPEVFLKKKVKKIGIRSEDLKDTLEKTLGGSLFVLSSPRLIIPAVIFGLSTFSSHFQNNIFNFELVPGMMGFFAYKAAALVQVYRDNDDLRLILPDDDPDYS; from the exons ATGGCGAGGCTTCCCGGTGTGCGTTGCTGTGACCTTGCCGCGCGCGGCTCCCTCCCTCCTCTCGGCCTTGCCTGCCGCCCTCGCAGGTTGCCCCGCGCCTCGGCTCTACGCTACTCGTCTCTCCAAG CTGGTGACAGCCTCGGGGAGGATGTCTTGCGCATGTTCCTTGAGGATAGGCAGGAGAATGGGGACTTCGTCTCCAAAGTCGCTGACATGGTTTTGAGGAGAAATGACACAGATCTTGAGGTGTTAGAGGCTACCATGGATCAAGGAAATGCTGCAGATGTTGGGCAACCTGACGAT TTCAGGGATGATGTTATGAGTGAGGGAGTCGTGGGATTTGAGGCAACTGGAGATTTTGTGTCCGCTGAGGACAGCCTTACTATGAGAAGGAGGCTTTCTGCTCTG GCTGGGCTGAAGGAGAGTGATAAAAGGAAGGAATTCAACCTTCTGAGATACGAAGCA ATTAAGGACGAACTGTTGCTTTTGACCGTAGGAATTGGAGCCGCTTGCACTATATATTGTGTCCTAGTCTTCTCTCTCGAG GCTGGTATCAGTTATGCTTTTGGAGTTGCTTTCAG CTGGTTGTATCTTCAACTTCTGTATCGACACGCAGATAACCTATCGAAGGAAGATGTTCCTGAAGTTTTTCtaaagaagaaagtgaagaa AATCGGCATTCGAAGCGAGGATTTGAAGGATACATTAGAGAAGACATTGGGTGGCTCTCTATTTGTTCTTTCATCCCCAAGGCTAATAATTCCTGCAGTGATTTTTGGGCTGTCAACCTTTTCTAGTCATTTTCAAAATAACATTTTTAATTTTGAG CTTGTTCCAGGTATGATGGGGTTCTTTGCGTACAAGGCCGCAGCTTTGGTACAAGTCTACAGAGATAATGATGATCTTAGATTGATACTCCCTGACGACGATCCTGACTACAGCTGA
- the LOC123097611 gene encoding 14 kDa zinc-binding protein: MASEKDAALAPVPNDNPTIFDKIIKKEIPSTVVYEDEKVLAFRDINPQAPTHIVIIPKVKDGLTGLSKAEERHVEILGCLLYAAKVIAKQEGLEDGYRIVINDGPSGCQSVYHIHVHLLGGRQMNWPPG, translated from the exons ATGGCGTCGGAGAAAGACGCGGCGCTCGCCCCCGTGCCCAACGACAACCCCACCAT ATTTGACAAGATCATCAAAAAGGAGATACCTTCTACGGTGGTGTATGAGGATGAGAAG GTCCTCGCTTTCAGAGACATAAATCCTCAAGCTCCGACCCACATTGTAATCATTCCCAAAGTCAAGGATGGATTAACCGGCCTTTCAAAG GCAGAAGAGAGGCATGTAGAGATACTTGGCTGCCTCCTCTACGCTGCAAAAGTTATCGCTAAGCAGGAAGGACTTGAAGATGGCTACCGTATTGTCATCAATGATGGCCCTAGTGGAT GTCAATCTGTTTACCACATCCATGTCCATCTCCTTGGAGGGAGGCAGATGAACTGGCCCCCAGGCTAA